The following nucleotide sequence is from Mytilus edulis chromosome 13, xbMytEdul2.2, whole genome shotgun sequence.
cataaatattaaatataagcataatgaaataaaaatcgaTCAATCTTGGTACACAGAAGTTCgtataaatttaataaatcatttaaagaTATAGCTGGAAAATATCATCGCAACTTGTATGTTTTCTGCGAAATATTGAGTTAATGAACAACAGGCATTAAAAGAAAGTAATTCGATTCTGACAAAATATTTTTCGATTGAAAACTTTTATGAGAATTTTGAATGTAGTTTCTATGGTCTTGGTTTTTCTTTTTAAGATAAATACtataaatttgtcaaaattttatcattatataataAAATCATTATCGCCAGTTCCTTTCAACTTTTGGTATTGTAGAAGGCTGCATGATGATAAcccaaaatgtatattttttaaacaactttATTCAATAAATACATACGTTAAATAAATATATCCAATAAATTAATGAGACAAAATAATCACTAGAGTAAGTTTGAAAGTCATGGCTAGAATGAACACAGACGGTAACAGAAAATTGCAATCAGTTATCTCTGTCCTTGATGAAGAATTGGATAAAGTACCTCTAAACCATTTGGAAGTTGTGGTCTATTTGTACTTGTTAAAACTCTCCGCTGATGAAGTGCTGCTAATTCACGCAATCGCCGTAAAGTTGGATTTTCTGTTAATTGTGCAGTGCTAAAACCACCAGTTGAATGCGATATTGAATCAAAAGATCGTCTATTACGGTCCATACGTTGGTTCCGTTTTCTTGATCTCcgtgtttgttttgtatttcttgaCAGTTGGTCATTAAGTAAGCCAGATAGTATGTCATTTTCAATATGTAATGTATCTATAGTTTCCAaatattgttgtaaaatttcagcATTGTACATGTCATTTTCTAAATCAAGAAGTGAAATATTATCTTGCAAGTCCGAGTGTATCAATTGGTCGTCTTCTACAtttaaatctctctgaaattaaaaaaaggcaaTCTATAACTAACACAGTAAATTGTAGATAACCACAAAAGGTGCAGCAATTTTGTGATATTTGTCACAATAACAAAATCGTACTTTGAGAAATCATTTATAagaattattattgttatttatttattgttttaagttATGCCCTTATTCATTcattacaataaaattaatttatcaaagttataattatttaaaattacttttattattgttactgttgctgatgtttttttatgataattctTATATCAGTGTCAATATTTCACgttttattctattttatgtTGAAAAGAACATTCGATTTAAATTGATgctaataacaataataataatgttttatAAATCTTACAAAAATAGTAGAATTAATGCAAAATTCTTTTTTCCAAATAAACACGTTAGAGTGTAAAGCAAAAGGCTTTCAAACAAAAGAGTGTTTTCTTATcttttctattattatttttttataatatattcgaATCGGAAATCATCTATAATAATCATTTGTGTAAATAATAGATAGAAATTATGATCTTAGAATATGAGTAAAATATTAAATGCTGTTTAAATTAAcaaagtttttataaaaatacgCTATACATACCTTCCGTACAGGAATAGCTTGCACTGCAGATATAAAACAAAGTGtccaaaatatttttgaaatcatatttCTGTCCATCATTGTTTTctaatattatgtttatttaatttttgtttcagaCGTTTCAACTTATATACCATTTACAAATTAAATAGTCATCTCTGATGCATCTAGGTTGGGGGTAATCATGGGGAGCGCCGCccacaaaaacttaaaaaatcGACCACCTTACCGCCTCAATGTATTATTTGTTGTACTCTTTGAAACATAAACACAGGGTGAGATTGCGAAACGATAATGAGACCTCACCTATATGTGAATTTAAAATTCATTCAACACTTCAATTTTATAACTGGATGAGCTTCCTATATGAAACATAGATCATATTTCTTCCATTTTGACCATGCGTGAacattgtaaattttgtaaaattgttattTACATTAACATGATTGTTTCTGATATAACTATCTGGTAATTAATTACTTGTTATGAATACTATAGCTCTGTTCCCGTTTACGGTTGAAGCCGTGGTATTGCGGTTACTGGTACTTTAGGTCATGTAAGGCATTTCCGGAGTGCTAAGCACGTGAATGCTGCCGTTAGGCACGTATATAACTGTATTGCGTACGTTTGATAGTAATATAAAGTTTCTTCTTTATTTTAGGAGTCGTTCCCGTCATATCTTTAAACAAAgcacttttaaattatttaattatgtaaatgTTTGACCGATTAAGCTTGGTCAATTACATTATTTGTACTTTAGATGAGAACACCACTAATAGTAAACAGTCCTTTCAACAATAAGCAGGTATCTGTATAATATGTTAAGATATAAATTGCATTTTGTGAATACATCTAACAGACATTATCAAATTCGGACATCAATCTTTAATTCCACAAATTGCAAGACCTTATAATAGAACATTAGAAAACTACTGACTCTTAATTGAAGATTATAATTCATGTTTTTCGCATTTGACTAGAATCTGCTACGGCAAAATTATTGCTAAGTATAAGAGATGAAAACTCTTAGAAATCAGGCtaatttaatcaaataaaaaagaaatatacgaCAAATACTTGATGATTTTAAAGTACAAAAACCCAGATATTACTTTGAAGTTAAAACTTAATTCCACCCATTCGTGTATCACCATTTACAATTGACTATTTGAAAGCAATCAATCCATTATAGCATGCACAATCATAAGAATGTTTAATCAAGTCATTCGACCTTCTTCAAAATGACTATTCAAACCGTGTATGCAGATTACGGAATCATAATTTATGATATGCATTGTATCAATATCATTTATCTTTATCATGCGATGGAGTCGTAAATATTTCTTGTAGCGCGTTATATGAGATCTATTATACATGGTGAAGTTATTCGTTTCATCATCTAATGGGAGAGGATATGAGTGTTGATGTCATTAGGTTCAGTGCAGTGGAGTAAAAGAAATCATGCttgtatcattttttatgttgaaATCTATATACAAGTACGTTTGATAGGTGGaacaggaaatgcttacccttcgaGTTCACCTAATTATGCTCCGGATGATTTATTGCCGATTATTTGACTGTCTATGTAATGTATTTGCTATCGTTATTGGGGGGAAATCGTTGTTTtgggttggggttttttttttgccacGGGATTGACTTACTTTTTTGGACTATTTGAATGTCTTCCTAGTATTTTGTCTCTGTTTTATTTATATCGAGAAATTATGGAAAGAGATCTTTTTGGTAGCTCTTGTAGTACAAGTTTAGAAACGATTGCAATTTGATTGACCAGCAACGCACACTCATAAAGAGAAAGACATCAAATGTAGAGTGCATATACAACCATCCATATGCGACTCCAAACAACTGGGAACATCTCAACTTACGATGTCAAATACCAACTAATGTAAGTGCATCATCAAATGTCAGTAGATTCAGGTAATTGTATTATTGACATAAAATGTCCAGGTTTTCCAAAAAGGGTTTGCAGTAGTTgcacattttgaatatatatatatcaaataaactTTAAACACAGCGACACTGGTTGAATAGGAAtaggaatattaaaaaaaatcatcaagaattttataattatttctctgatttatttttaaattgagttGACTGtaatataatttaataaactTAATGTCACTGTCTAAagatataagaaatatattattcaaaataggGGTCTAATCCAAAAATTCAATAGCTTGTTTAGTGTATGACTTTTCGGTACAGGTGTTCAGGGACGAATTTGAAAAGTTAAAGGTGAGCTAAACAAGTATATAATACttctaaatacatattttttatcaaataataccACTCAACTTGTTGCTCCCAAGTTTTTAATCACAATagattttttgaaaaatcaagcttttttttccttttctccAGTCAACTGGAATGATGTTCAGCGATCAAtactaaatacaaaaaaatttaaaaactaacaaaaataccGATCACCGACATATAGCTTTTGCATAATTCCTGCTTTCAGTGTGTTCAAACAATAATTACGTATCATCTTGAAATCGTAACTGTTGGCttttcataaaaatgaaaaattaatattgtaatatgttataaattaattttattatctatCGGCTTTGTCAATTGTAACTTACAAGTTATGGTAGTTATTTCTTGACCAAAAACGTGAAAACAAGGAAAAGAATAAGATGTATTAGTTTACATAGCTTTCACGATTCggcaataattttaataaaaataaaatgtatatacagtCATACTAGATGAGGACCACACGAAATGACATACagttttttttcactttatttttctataattgaTTAGTTAACACATAAGTACCATATTCATAATGAATCATTAAAAGTACGTTTGTATTTAAtccaatgtttttatttatttaaaactatGTGAAAGTGAGATTTGACCTGGCATCTTTGTTGTTTTACAAACATAGTCATTGTGAGTAATACCCCCTATACAAGGTACTCTATAAATGCGTATCAGCAGTTTCTATCTATGATCTATCATGTCGATTAATGTTTCtaatgtactttaaatataaGGTATTTCATTCATAAAACTCCACGCCACCATGCATTTATGTGAACAAAAGGTTAAGTTTTAATAATGATATGGTTCATTCGGACTATTCCTGTATAATTCAAATTTATCCATTTGTTCTCCActataaattatatttcattcataaaaatccACGTCATCATGCCTTCGTGTGAACATTAGTGAATATTGTGTAGGCCATTCGAACTATTCCCGtattatttaatttcaaacatCTGTCCCAAATTATAAATTACGTTGAACGGTATCATCCTTTCAAGAATTATTGAATTAATCCagtgattaaaatatcaaaaaataatcgCAAATTATCgatattgaatttttaataaCATTGTTTAAGTGCAAATAACAAAAATTCAGTATATATCAATATTGCCTACATGTGGATAAAATCGGCTTTCAGGtagtttaatttgatatttctactttttttctttttttttgttgtttccaacaaaaagtaaaaaaaactccGAGAACAAATCACAACAGAAAGTTCCTAATGAATTTGCAAAATCAAACGCATCTAAGAAATGGACAACAatcgtcatattcctgacttggtacaggtctaTTTAAAATCAGTGAATTTATTTAAGCTTatttaatatatgaaataattttcgGAGGGCAACATGTCGGACTGAAAACTGTTCATACGTATTTTATCTCGTTTTAAATTACATaatgaaaaatagaaatttttttGAACAATTTCCAAAAAGTAGTAGAGGACAAGTATCATCATACTATTGTttaaatttacattatttttaaagtGAAGTATACAGAAGCGCGACTGTCAAACCTATTTTATGCGTGTGTagcataaaaaaaatttaatccataaaaataataatgaaatttcaATTAACAATTTCATTAAGATGAGGAAAAAGGAAGATTCATTTTCCAGATTATAATAGGGATGATAATAAAGACAAATCGATTTTTTCCTATATCTTCTTCAattaaacagataataaaaaattctggatttttcattttcaattcgAGCTAAAATAAAAAGTTGCTACATGCAGAAGATTTTAAAACGACAGTTTATAACAACCCTGGGAAATAAATGTGTTAATATGAAAAGTGAAATATcatccttttatttcatttattttaaaacaaataatccaGTACTTAtcaatttgtatttaaattaatGTCGTATTTCCACTAGAAGAAACACATTCGATATAATGTCTATAATAAACGTCatatttctttctaaaagtatatagaaatatCTTTATAGAAGTGAATTACTACTCATAGTTATTAGGAAGCCTAGACTTTGTGTGAAAGTAAAGTAAGCACGGTCTCTATAATAATTTGGAAATCTCCATTATGGTATGTTTGAGTCCTTATTAAAATACGACGAATACCTGTGTTAAGCACATCAACTAATATATTTGATTTGTAGTAGTTATAATCCCGTCATAAGTTCTTATCCTTGAATTATCTTTAAATCAAACTAATTTATCACccgattttaaaaaatatttatgaaagcAACGGTTATGGACAAGACATAGCTTCAGATCATGAACAGCCGAGATGCACATTCAGTGAAACCGCTTTGCATTTACTCTAAAGGAAGATAGACAATAGATAAaatcctcatagataccaggattaaagtttGAActtacgccagaagcgcgtttcgtctacaacagattcatcagtggcgctcgaatccaacaagtttaaaaggccaaataaagtacgaagttgacgagcattgaggaccaaaattcctaaaaggttttccaaatacagctaaggcaatATCTTTGCCATAAGGAAAAGAAAAGGCAAACAATACCTTTTTCACAAATGACTACATAGAAAACAACTGATTTGTAATAATATTAGCGAAAAACTAGACGTGCACCCTTGAAGGGAGAGCAGTTAAATGACAAAATATCCAAACTTAAAGGAattttcaaaacggaaaatcaatTTTCAAATCGAAAAGGAAAAgcataaacacatcaaacgaatggaaaacaactaacATACTCCTGTATTGGTATAGGCACTTCCTTACATAAAACATGGTTGTTTACAAACGTGGTGTTATACAACAACCgtatataattccattatattgataaaaatgtttGAGCAAAATAAATAGACATCATaggtaaaaaatacaaaaatgtgtgtACAGCAGCCAAAAATGtgatataatcttaatcattGTAAAAGTTAATAATGTTTTCAACAAAGAAATGGTGAACTTATGACTCTAGTCATTTTATGGCATAACAAGTCCCATCGGTGCAAAAATTTAGCTGTTCATGTGTCACATAGATCTTgcacaaatttaaaaattttaagaaataagCTTCTGCTTTTGCTTTTTTCCCATCCTTAAACCATTTCAAACGACCGAACTGAGAAAGGAAACATGTTTTTTTGAACATTGGTTATACCAGTTTGTTAAAATATAGATAAATCACACCAAAGATATGTatttaataatgtcataagaaccTACACTTATTTTGTTCGTGATACAGATGGAAGATAAGATTTCCTCAAGAAAGCCTAACAATCAGTCGtttctttgtttcatttttgttgttttcaaaaaTTGTATTGTACAAATCTATGAAAGAGAATATCCACCATAATCCTACATTTCTGAATTTGTAATAGGCAATTTCGAAATAGGTAAAATGcactttatttatttgtaaaaacgTTTGAACTTTGTTTAAGTCCTGTGCTGACTTTATCAGATCAAAAGAATTAAAATCGTTTAATATATGAACTAAGTAAACAAATCTCCCTTGAACACATGTTCAACGCAaatatcagtaaaaaatattcttCAAGAAGATTCTTCTAACTAGTTTATATGTAAAGGCCTTACTAATCCtttatgtttttatatgtaaAGGTCTTACTAATCCTTTATGTTTCTATATGTAAAGGCCTTACTAATCCtttatgtttttatatgtaaAGGCCTTACTAATCCtttatgtttttatatgtaaAGGCCTTACTAATCCtttatgtttttatatgtaaAGGCCTTACTAATCCtttatgtttttatatgtaaAGGCCTTACCAATCCtttatgtttttatatgtaaAGGCCTTATTAATCCTTTATGTTTATATGTAAAGGCCTTACTAATCCtttatgtttttatatgtaaAGGCCTTACTAATCCTTTATGTTTATATGTAAAGGCCTTACTAATCCtttatgtttttatatgtaaAGGTCTTTCTAATCctttatgtttttatatgttaAGGCCTTACTAATCCTTTGTGTTTTTATATGTAAAGGCCTTACTAATcctttatgtttttatattatttaaaagaaCATCACAACTTCAATGaagaataaaatattgaatacagATGGTAGAAATACGAGTTGGAAAGGTACGAAGTAACAGGAAACCACAGTCACATTGTGCGACAAATTGTAGAACTTTTTTGATTTCTAAAACTTTTTGATATGTAATTTATAGTTTTTCTTCAGAATCTTCTCATCCACTGTCATCGGTGACAATTACACACATTCTCCCAAAGGCagaatcaaacaaaacaaatacattttacaaAGACGAAATGTTGAATTGCCAGGACAAAAAGCAGAAAATACgttaacaatttttgttttaaatgcatTTTCACAAAAGGAAATTACATTTCATAGATACAATTATGGCGAAGTTCATGTATTGGATTAAATCATTCTTGCTACGAATGAAGAATAACATTTTATTAATCAAAAAATTGCATGTTACAAAttcagaaacttttttttttttttttttttttaatattaaacatattttattaacaatcacctaTTACATCAATCCTCAGTTGCCAGGGGAGCAACTAAGGGGGCTCCAActtttacagtctcatttgttGGCcgaaaagcaaataaaaaaatctccCACTATGAATCATTAACATTAACATTCAGAAACTTCATATTGCAGTTGAAATGTATACTTGTGGTGTATGtttcatttcataaaatataataaaattgagaatggaaatggggaatgtgccaaagagacaacaacccgaccatagaaaaaaaacaacagcagaaggtcaccaacaggtcttcaatgtagggagaaattcccgcacccggaaactggcccctaaacaaatatatactagttcagtgataatgaacgccatactaatttccaaattgtacccaagaaactaaaattaaaataatacaatactaacaaaggccagaggctcctgacttgggacaggcgcaaaaattcggcggggttaatagatataggaagatgtggtgtgagtgccaatgagacaactctccatacaaataacaatttaaaaagtaaaccattataggttaaagtacggccttcaacaagttTGTGAgatccctatacctctagccaatgtagaaaagtaaacgcataacaatacgcacattaaaattcagtgcaagagaagtccgagtctgatgtcagaagatgtaaccaaagaaaataaacaaaatgacaataatacataaataacaacagactactagcagttaactgacatgccagctcgagacttcaattaaactgactgaaagattatgatttcatcatatgaacatcaggcacaatccttcccgttaggggtttagtatcataccatcataacatatatgagaagaacataacccgtgtcttgccaacaactggtttttgaataaatgtgtttagttccgatgcaaagaccctataagtgaatcaatattaacgccaaaatatgcaatctttaatgacctgacaacagtatcgtaactatatcccttcttaataagtctattcaaaggttctgttagtttttgaggtgaatactgacacctttgtgctttataaagaatatttccataaaaaaaaatggatgtgaaatacctgaacgtataagaagtctgcatgttgagctatatttacgaatgatgtccttataccgatgataaaatttagtaaatgttttgactagtttgtgatatcgaaaaccctggtgtaataatttttcagtaatacataaatttctctcgttaaaatctaaaacattgttacatacacgattcttaaggctttttttttatgtttagttgtttcacattttttatttcaacctATAAACACTAACTATTTGGAATGGGTCGATTCTTGTTGATGAAGGCATTATGGTGACTTTTATTGCTTGTATCTTCTTTATTTAATCTTTATTGGATAGTTGTcgtatttgcaatcataccacaactccttcgtcatttgttcattttattaatGTAAATAGTTGTGATCCTAAAAAAGAATTGAGAAACAGAATAGATCAGTAGCCAATGTAATATAATGTAAAGAGGAATAATCCATATAGAATATTAGACAGTTATCCATGTTGTACAGCATCATATATGCATTGACGTTCAAGGGATTAAAATTAGACGATTAACGTGGTGTTAAATGACACAAAGAcataacattttcataaaatttatgatTGTTATTTTCCCATCTAGTTCGAATCAAAAACGTAGAGTTTAATCAAAGATAGTATATTGATAGAGCAAATGTACACAGATAAATCATCTACACCCACCTA
It contains:
- the LOC139501734 gene encoding uncharacterized protein, which codes for MMDRNMISKIFWTLCFISAVQAIPVRKRDLNVEDDQLIHSDLQDNISLLDLENDMYNAEILQQYLETIDTLHIENDILSGLLNDQLSRNTKQTRRSRKRNQRMDRNRRSFDSISHSTGGFSTAQLTENPTLRRLRELAALHQRRVLTSTNRPQLPNGLEVLYPILHQGQR